A region from the Deltaproteobacteria bacterium genome encodes:
- a CDS encoding YcxB family protein, giving the protein MRIAYALGEDDLAAVLMQQTLWRRDRVRAWFERIRTGPVWRHLMVNVGPGALFGLMLYPVWLWQVRGSCPRSPVGGIYVGALAIAVVLGTALQRWRAPPRLRFKAVHRWSARRRLERSRARSVLGDVQVAVEETGLLRVNSTGELRVPWSEVIAVLKSRSMLTILLSHDRVIVAPRRAFHDDAAARAFQREIERRSSKQAIEVADTP; this is encoded by the coding sequence ATGAGGATCGCGTACGCCCTCGGCGAGGACGACCTGGCCGCGGTGCTGATGCAGCAGACGCTTTGGCGGCGGGACCGCGTTCGCGCCTGGTTCGAGCGCATTCGGACCGGACCGGTCTGGCGACACCTCATGGTCAACGTCGGTCCGGGCGCGCTGTTCGGACTGATGCTGTATCCGGTCTGGCTGTGGCAGGTTCGCGGAAGCTGTCCGCGCTCGCCGGTCGGCGGGATCTACGTCGGCGCCTTGGCCATCGCCGTCGTGCTCGGAACGGCTCTCCAGCGGTGGAGGGCGCCGCCCAGGCTCCGATTCAAGGCGGTCCATCGCTGGTCGGCGAGACGCCGCCTGGAGCGGTCCCGTGCCCGATCGGTGCTTGGCGACGTACAGGTCGCGGTCGAGGAAACCGGCTTGCTGCGCGTCAACTCGACCGGCGAGCTCAGGGTGCCATGGTCCGAGGTCATCGCGGTATTGAAGTCGCGCTCGATGCTGACCATCCTGCTTTCGCACGACCGCGTGATCGTTGCGCCGCGCCGCGCCTTTCACGACGACGCTGCCGCTCGCGCCTTCCAGCGCGAGATCGAGCGA
- a CDS encoding alpha/beta hydrolase, producing the protein MGELLRIPARGDGFALAAELFFPSSPPKAAVLVAGAMGVKASFYAPLAEYMSRRGAAALTVDYRGIGGSRPRRSLRHFHATFHDWGERDLAGALEWLAWRVPEVPLLWVGHSAGAQLMGLVPDPAIGAALFVAAGTAYWKGYRGLPRAIMASLWYALFPAVLGIAGYLPMSKLGQGEDIPVGVAREWAQWGRDPRYVYSYAEPRGGLGYSRYEGPLLAISIADDKYAPPASTAHLLSLYKRARKEQRTIRPAGKPIGHFGFFRRPDLWEEPVSWLLGRVDGNVRTAR; encoded by the coding sequence ATGGGCGAATTGCTCCGCATCCCTGCGCGCGGAGATGGCTTCGCGCTCGCCGCGGAGCTGTTCTTTCCCTCGTCGCCCCCGAAGGCGGCGGTGCTGGTGGCCGGCGCGATGGGCGTAAAGGCAAGCTTCTACGCGCCTCTCGCGGAATACATGTCCCGGCGAGGCGCGGCCGCCCTCACCGTCGACTATCGCGGCATCGGCGGCTCCCGTCCCCGCCGGTCGCTGCGGCACTTCCACGCCACGTTCCACGACTGGGGCGAGCGCGACCTGGCCGGTGCGCTCGAGTGGCTGGCGTGGCGCGTGCCGGAAGTTCCGCTCCTCTGGGTCGGCCACAGCGCCGGCGCGCAGTTGATGGGGCTCGTGCCGGACCCCGCGATCGGGGCCGCGTTGTTCGTCGCCGCCGGGACGGCGTACTGGAAAGGATATCGCGGCCTTCCCCGCGCGATCATGGCGTCGCTCTGGTACGCGCTCTTTCCCGCGGTGCTTGGGATCGCGGGCTACCTGCCGATGAGCAAGCTCGGCCAAGGCGAGGACATCCCCGTGGGCGTGGCGCGCGAGTGGGCGCAGTGGGGGCGCGATCCGCGCTACGTCTACAGTTACGCGGAGCCGCGCGGAGGTCTCGGGTACTCCCGGTACGAAGGTCCGCTGCTGGCGATCTCCATTGCCGATGACAAATATGCACCGCCGGCTTCGACCGCGCATCTATTGTCGCTGTACAAGCGCGCGCGCAAGGAGCAGCGCACCATCCGGCCGGCGGGAAAGCCGATCGGACACTTTGGCTTCTTTCGCCGGCCCGACCTCTGGGAGGAGCCGGTGAGCTGGCTGCTCGGGAGAGTCGACGGGAATGTCCGAACCGCACGCTGA
- a CDS encoding PD-(D/E)XK nuclease family protein, whose product MRELVTSAAASARLDLARAWLRERGPAGRALVVAGTQEAAAEVVRGAAADSGAAFGWQRFTLGRLAAVIAAEAMAERGLSPLSPLGVEAVCARVVHQLRGRLGKFDPVATQPGLPRALSRTIQELRLAGARPGGDLGRVLDAYETELGRAALADRAAVFRLALEAESPLLDLPALLVDLPLRAALEERFIARLRGPVLAIAPAADATRISRALDVAPRPLREAADTSLARVQQRLFVEGTAPVAASGDDVILLSAPGESRECVEIARLVRSEAERGVPFDGMAVLLRSPFQYRPLLEEAFVRAGIPAHFASGTQKPNPAGRAFLALLACAADGLSARRFAEYLSLGEVPQAVSGAPPQAPPSGDRWVPPDTELTPALPEDPAPAEDGGASEDFEAPVVAGTLRAPWRWEQLLIDAAVIGGRDRWKRRLDGLEAQLRTTLSAFAEDEAKAQRIEREVADLGSLRDFALPLLDALASLPASATWAAWLDPLSALATRALRDPARVLSLLAELAPMGPVGPVSLAEVRLVLARRLTELSIPPSGKRHGKVFVAPVAAVRGLSFETVFVPGLAEKVFPQKVMEDPLLRDAERRDLAQLETSIDRIAAERLALRLAAGSARGKLVLSWPRIDLAQGRARVPSFYGLEVVRAAEGTLPPFSELSRRAEQAAPARAGWPAPANPGDXAFRDPQESKGTAAYLLAANAHLCRALRSRARRWLRRWTPADGLVQPADEALQALQAHQPQARPYSPTALQNYSACPYKFVLQAIHRLAPREVPEGIDEIDPLSRGSLIHEAQYELLRELSEVGALPIRDPGAAQQRLEAVVDRVASRWQDKLAPAIERVWNDCIAGVKVDLREWLRRISEDDGWAPWRFELSFGLPETTQRDPHSTKDPVALDEGIRLRGSIDLVERAPDGALRATDHKTGKAWAQQGTVIGGGATLQPALYALALEKLFPGSRVEGGRLYYCTYAGEFESVSVALEVAARGSVAQLAKTVSEGVSSGFLPAAPRDERECGRCDYLAVCGPSEWERTRRKPAEALQALVQLRSMP is encoded by the coding sequence GTGAGGGAGCTGGTCACATCCGCGGCGGCCTCCGCCCGGCTCGATTTGGCGCGTGCCTGGCTGCGGGAGCGCGGCCCGGCGGGACGTGCTCTCGTCGTCGCCGGCACGCAGGAGGCGGCGGCGGAGGTCGTCCGCGGCGCGGCCGCCGATTCGGGGGCGGCTTTCGGCTGGCAGCGGTTCACGCTGGGGCGCCTGGCCGCCGTCATTGCTGCCGAGGCCATGGCCGAGCGCGGCCTGTCTCCGCTGTCGCCGCTCGGCGTGGAGGCCGTGTGTGCGCGAGTCGTCCATCAGCTCCGCGGCCGGCTGGGGAAATTCGATCCCGTCGCCACCCAGCCGGGCCTGCCCCGGGCGCTTTCGAGGACGATCCAGGAGTTGCGCCTCGCGGGAGCGCGACCTGGTGGAGATCTCGGGCGGGTACTCGACGCATACGAGACCGAGCTGGGACGGGCAGCCCTGGCCGACCGTGCTGCGGTCTTCCGGCTCGCCCTGGAAGCGGAGTCGCCGCTGCTGGATCTGCCGGCGCTGCTGGTCGATCTTCCACTCCGCGCTGCGCTCGAAGAGCGTTTCATCGCCCGACTCCGCGGACCGGTCCTGGCCATCGCCCCGGCGGCGGATGCGACGCGAATCTCGCGCGCTCTCGACGTCGCGCCGCGCCCGCTGCGGGAGGCGGCGGACACCTCGCTGGCTCGAGTGCAACAGCGGCTGTTCGTCGAAGGGACCGCGCCCGTTGCGGCGTCGGGCGACGACGTCATCCTCCTCTCCGCGCCGGGAGAAAGCCGCGAATGCGTCGAGATTGCCCGCCTGGTGCGCAGCGAAGCGGAGCGAGGCGTTCCGTTCGACGGGATGGCGGTGCTGCTCCGGTCGCCGTTCCAGTATCGACCGCTGCTCGAGGAGGCGTTCGTGCGCGCCGGAATCCCCGCGCACTTCGCCTCGGGAACGCAGAAGCCCAATCCCGCCGGACGCGCCTTTCTCGCGCTGCTTGCCTGCGCCGCCGACGGCCTCTCCGCGCGCCGGTTCGCCGAGTACCTGAGCCTGGGCGAGGTTCCGCAGGCCGTCTCCGGCGCGCCGCCGCAAGCGCCGCCTTCCGGTGATCGCTGGGTGCCGCCGGATACGGAGCTCACTCCGGCCCTGCCGGAGGACCCCGCTCCCGCGGAAGACGGCGGGGCGTCGGAAGACTTCGAGGCGCCGGTGGTGGCTGGCACCCTGCGTGCTCCGTGGCGCTGGGAGCAGCTCCTGATCGATGCGGCGGTGATCGGCGGCCGGGACCGCTGGAAGCGGAGGCTGGACGGGCTCGAGGCGCAGCTTCGAACCACTCTCTCCGCCTTCGCCGAAGACGAGGCCAAGGCCCAGCGCATCGAGCGCGAGGTCGCGGACCTTGGATCGCTCCGCGACTTCGCGCTGCCTCTGCTCGATGCGCTCGCGTCGCTTCCCGCGAGCGCGACCTGGGCTGCGTGGCTGGACCCGCTCAGCGCGCTCGCCACCCGCGCTCTGCGAGACCCTGCGCGCGTCCTCTCGCTGCTCGCCGAGCTTGCTCCCATGGGTCCGGTCGGGCCCGTCTCCCTCGCCGAAGTGCGCTTGGTTCTCGCGCGCCGGCTGACCGAGCTGTCCATTCCGCCCTCCGGCAAGCGACACGGCAAGGTGTTCGTCGCGCCCGTCGCAGCGGTGCGCGGCCTCAGTTTCGAGACGGTGTTCGTGCCCGGTCTGGCGGAGAAGGTCTTCCCGCAGAAGGTGATGGAAGATCCGCTCTTGCGAGACGCCGAGCGGCGCGATCTCGCGCAGCTGGAGACGTCCATCGATCGCATCGCGGCGGAGCGGCTCGCGCTGAGGCTGGCGGCGGGCTCGGCCCGAGGCAAGCTCGTCCTTTCCTGGCCGCGGATCGACCTCGCGCAGGGACGGGCGCGGGTGCCGTCGTTCTACGGGCTCGAGGTGGTTCGCGCCGCGGAAGGGACGCTGCCGCCGTTCTCCGAGCTGTCGCGGCGCGCCGAGCAGGCGGCTCCGGCGAGGGCAGGGTGGCCGGCGCCCGCGAATCCCGGGGATGNNGCATTTCGGGATCCTCAGGAGAGCAAGGGAACAGCGGCGTACCTGCTTGCCGCAAACGCCCACCTCTGCCGCGCCTTGCGCAGCCGTGCTCGCCGGTGGCTCCGCCGCTGGACGCCCGCCGATGGGCTGGTGCAGCCCGCGGACGAAGCTCTTCAGGCGCTGCAGGCGCACCAGCCCCAGGCGCGCCCGTACTCTCCCACGGCGCTGCAGAACTACTCCGCGTGTCCGTACAAGTTCGTCCTGCAGGCCATCCACCGGCTGGCGCCACGGGAGGTTCCGGAAGGGATCGACGAGATCGACCCGCTGTCGCGAGGCTCGCTGATCCACGAAGCGCAATACGAATTGCTGCGCGAACTGTCGGAGGTGGGCGCGTTGCCCATTCGCGATCCGGGCGCGGCGCAGCAGCGCCTCGAGGCGGTGGTGGATCGCGTCGCCAGCCGCTGGCAGGACAAGCTGGCGCCGGCCATCGAGCGGGTCTGGAACGATTGCATCGCCGGCGTGAAGGTCGACCTGCGCGAGTGGCTGCGGCGGATCAGCGAGGATGACGGCTGGGCTCCGTGGCGATTCGAGCTGTCGTTCGGCCTGCCGGAGACCACGCAGCGCGATCCGCACAGCACCAAGGATCCGGTCGCGCTCGACGAAGGCATCCGCCTGCGCGGCTCGATCGATCTGGTGGAGCGCGCGCCGGACGGTGCGCTGCGGGCCACCGACCACAAGACCGGCAAGGCCTGGGCGCAGCAGGGCACCGTGATCGGCGGCGGCGCCACCCTGCAGCCGGCGCTGTACGCGCTCGCCCTCGAGAAGCTCTTCCCCGGATCGCGCGTCGAAGGAGGGCGCCTCTACTACTGCACCTATGCCGGCGAGTTCGAATCGGTCTCGGTCGCGCTCGAGGTGGCAGCGCGCGGCAGCGTGGCGCAGCTGGCGAAGACGGTGAGCGAGGGCGTCTCCAGCGGCTTCCTCCCCGCCGCTCCGCGCGACGAGAGGGAATGCGGGCGGTGCGACTACCTCGCCGTCTGCGGGCCTTCCGAGTGGGAACGGACCCGGCGCAAGCCGGCGGAAGCGCTGCAAGCCCTGGTGCAGCTCAGGAGCATGCCATGA
- a CDS encoding HlyD family secretion protein, with protein sequence MSEPHAEETPHGDGGQAPAEHEQTERTRKPGARVRIGVGLALVAVAALLWWLHARKFEDTDDAQVDGYITAVSSRVPGTVLRVLVEDNQPVKQGDVLVELDAADLEVAAAQARAAVAQAQAAFAAEQPSVSITATSNRATVQSTEDEVANTEADLEAARRDLDQALASNRFAQQQKERASQLLASNTVPQAEFDQRASAADVAQAAVAAARKRVDQRQARLQTAQARLVEARANAPRQLVAREAGVSVRQANLELAQAQLHQAQLNLGYAKVVAPVAGIVGKRSVNVGDRVQPGQQLMSLTQNGELWVTANFRETQIERMRQGQHASVHVDAIDRDYEGIVESFAGATGSRYSLLPPENASGNYVKVVQRIPVRIKLEQGQPEMERLRPGMSAEPKVRVR encoded by the coding sequence ATGTCCGAACCGCACGCTGAAGAAACCCCGCATGGAGACGGCGGCCAGGCTCCCGCGGAGCACGAGCAGACTGAGCGAACCAGGAAGCCGGGTGCGAGGGTCCGGATCGGGGTGGGCCTCGCGCTGGTGGCGGTCGCCGCTCTGCTCTGGTGGCTGCACGCCCGCAAGTTCGAGGACACCGACGACGCCCAGGTGGATGGATACATCACCGCGGTCTCCTCGCGTGTTCCCGGCACGGTGCTCCGCGTGCTCGTCGAGGACAACCAGCCGGTGAAGCAAGGCGACGTGCTGGTCGAGCTGGACGCCGCCGACCTGGAGGTCGCAGCCGCCCAGGCGCGCGCAGCGGTGGCGCAGGCCCAGGCGGCATTCGCCGCGGAGCAGCCGAGCGTCTCCATCACCGCGACCTCGAACCGCGCGACCGTGCAGAGCACCGAGGACGAGGTCGCAAACACCGAAGCCGACCTCGAGGCGGCGCGGCGCGATCTCGATCAGGCGCTTGCCAGCAACCGATTCGCGCAGCAACAGAAGGAACGGGCCTCCCAGCTGCTCGCCTCCAACACCGTCCCGCAAGCGGAGTTCGATCAGCGTGCCAGCGCCGCGGACGTGGCGCAGGCCGCGGTGGCCGCGGCGCGCAAGCGCGTCGATCAGCGGCAGGCGCGACTGCAGACGGCGCAGGCGCGCCTCGTCGAGGCGCGGGCGAATGCCCCACGGCAGCTCGTGGCCCGGGAAGCGGGCGTCTCCGTCCGCCAGGCAAACCTGGAATTGGCGCAGGCCCAGCTTCACCAGGCGCAGCTCAACCTCGGCTACGCGAAAGTGGTCGCGCCGGTGGCGGGCATCGTGGGCAAGCGATCGGTGAACGTCGGCGACCGCGTGCAGCCCGGCCAGCAGCTGATGTCGCTCACGCAGAACGGCGAGCTGTGGGTCACCGCGAACTTCCGGGAAACGCAGATCGAGCGGATGCGACAGGGACAGCACGCATCCGTCCACGTCGACGCGATCGACCGCGACTACGAGGGTATCGTCGAGAGCTTCGCGGGCGCGACCGGCTCCCGCTACAGCCTGCTGCCTCCGGAGAACGCGAGCGGCAATTACGTCAAGGTCGTCCAGCGCATTCCGGTGCGCATCAAGCTCGAGCAAGGACAGCCGGAGATGGAACGCCTGCGTCCCGGCATGTCGGCGGAGCCCAAGGTCCGCGTGCGATGA
- a CDS encoding rhomboid family intramembrane serine protease, whose protein sequence is MLLIPVRVEDAEVDRMPAVSIGIAAVCAAAFVLTWVVPKNPDGMRAESFREILRYYEEHPYLTVQPNFVYDYVRPEARATLEGMHEDPPVTVDEATRALEQTHLDSLIGDFSTRAEAAPLRRFGLVPARGLLQPGWLTHMFLHFGWMHILGNLFFFYLVGPLLEDLWGRRFFAVFYLVGGLMAALAHFGIDPRSTVLMAGASGAIAACMGAFTYRCANRKIRMAYMIGFIRRGTFLIPAWLWGGFWFAGEVFSLAMHQTEGVAVMAHVGGFLFGFAAATLIQKTGYEARSLAPSVQQKTTWTQHPGTELARAALERGDNAGAAQAYRTVLAEQPLDREGAVGLSRIEQDPAPALPLLQNLATRGDLAQAWLVALELGAAFDPDRVPDKLAYQLAGATDAASDAGDLPNLLDAAVGRRKGALAAKALLRAAKRCLASGGTDEGQAHLDAARALPDLAPQMLAQIEAAAGGRDRPAAAPAAAAGPAAAVRVLAGKLIRVAEDALHVEVSPGKTRRIEFKRLVGVAAGVVATAEGSAILTDFVLSWGNGSEGPSALRIPGAQLGLGSLFPGVPSREAYSKFLAHVLARIVGDPLPSRDALAAGEYPRFPSIAALNTAFYGNAR, encoded by the coding sequence ATGCTCCTGATCCCGGTGCGCGTCGAGGACGCGGAAGTCGACCGGATGCCCGCGGTTTCCATCGGGATCGCCGCCGTCTGCGCCGCCGCGTTCGTGCTCACCTGGGTGGTGCCGAAGAACCCGGACGGCATGCGCGCCGAGAGCTTCCGGGAAATCCTCCGATATTACGAGGAGCATCCCTACCTGACCGTGCAGCCGAACTTTGTCTACGACTACGTGCGGCCCGAAGCGCGCGCGACTCTGGAAGGGATGCACGAGGACCCGCCGGTCACCGTCGACGAGGCCACTCGCGCGCTCGAGCAGACGCACCTCGACTCCCTGATCGGAGACTTCTCCACGAGGGCGGAAGCCGCGCCGTTGCGCCGTTTCGGCCTGGTCCCGGCGCGGGGGCTGCTGCAGCCCGGCTGGCTGACGCACATGTTCCTGCACTTCGGATGGATGCACATCCTCGGGAACCTCTTCTTCTTCTATCTGGTGGGGCCGCTGCTCGAGGATCTGTGGGGGCGCCGCTTCTTCGCCGTCTTCTACCTGGTGGGCGGCCTGATGGCGGCGCTGGCGCACTTCGGGATCGATCCGCGCTCGACGGTGCTCATGGCGGGCGCCTCGGGCGCGATCGCGGCGTGCATGGGCGCGTTCACGTACCGGTGCGCGAACCGCAAGATTCGCATGGCGTACATGATCGGCTTCATCCGCCGGGGCACGTTCCTGATCCCTGCCTGGCTCTGGGGCGGATTCTGGTTCGCCGGCGAGGTCTTCAGCCTGGCCATGCATCAGACCGAGGGTGTGGCGGTGATGGCGCACGTGGGCGGCTTCCTCTTCGGATTCGCTGCCGCCACGCTGATCCAGAAGACCGGGTACGAGGCGCGGTCGCTTGCGCCGTCGGTGCAGCAAAAGACGACGTGGACGCAGCATCCCGGAACCGAGCTGGCTCGCGCCGCCCTCGAGCGGGGCGACAATGCCGGTGCGGCGCAGGCCTACCGGACCGTCCTCGCGGAGCAGCCGCTGGATCGGGAGGGGGCCGTGGGGCTCTCGCGCATCGAGCAGGATCCGGCGCCCGCCCTTCCGCTGCTGCAGAACCTGGCGACGAGAGGCGACCTTGCCCAGGCGTGGCTGGTGGCTCTGGAGCTTGGGGCGGCGTTCGACCCCGATCGCGTGCCGGACAAACTCGCCTATCAGCTCGCCGGCGCCACCGATGCGGCATCGGATGCCGGCGATCTTCCAAACCTCCTCGACGCTGCCGTCGGACGCAGGAAGGGGGCGCTCGCGGCGAAGGCCCTGCTGCGCGCGGCAAAGCGGTGTCTGGCATCCGGCGGTACCGACGAAGGGCAGGCGCACCTCGACGCGGCGCGCGCGCTGCCGGATCTTGCGCCCCAGATGCTCGCGCAGATCGAAGCCGCCGCCGGAGGCCGCGATCGTCCGGCTGCAGCGCCCGCGGCCGCCGCCGGTCCCGCCGCGGCGGTGCGCGTGCTCGCGGGCAAGCTCATCCGGGTGGCCGAGGACGCCCTTCACGTCGAGGTCTCGCCGGGAAAGACCCGGCGCATCGAGTTCAAGCGCCTCGTCGGCGTCGCGGCTGGAGTCGTCGCCACCGCCGAGGGTTCCGCCATCCTCACCGACTTCGTGCTGAGCTGGGGGAATGGCAGCGAAGGCCCCTCGGCACTCCGCATTCCCGGCGCGCAGCTCGGCCTGGGATCGCTCTTTCCAGGCGTGCCCTCGCGGGAGGCGTATTCGAAGTTCCTCGCGCATGTGCTGGCGAGGATCGTCGGGGATCCGTTGCCCAGCCGGGACGCGCTGGCCGCCGGCGAATACCCCCGTTTTCCCAGCATCGCGGCGCTGAACACGGCGTTCTACGGAAACGCGCGTTAG
- a CDS encoding DHA2 family efflux MFS transporter permease subunit: protein MTPQEAAAISPEESLRITHEQGWTGGHNPWVVALVVTMATFMEVLDTAIANVSLPHIAGSLSASIDESTWVLTSYLVSNAVVLPISGWLATRIGRKRFYLTCVMLFTISSFLCGLAPNLGLLVFFRVLQGIGGGGLGPSEQAILADTFPPAKRGMAFAVYGMAVVLAPAIGPTLGGFITDHYSWRWVFFINVPVGIASMLLSSRILVDPPHLVEAKKRVGPIDGVGLGLIAVGLGALEYVLDKGQEDDWFNSHTIVIFATVAAVALVTFVLWEWRQEHPVVEVRLFKSATFAVSNLMMLVLGMALYGSTVLLPQYLQVWMGYSAQDAGMVLSPGGFTVILLLPLVGRLVSKVDPRYLIAFGFLILSAALFHMAHTLYPGIDFRTAVLIRIYQSAGLAFLFVPINTMVYSGVPPQKNNQVSGIVNLARNMGGDLGIALVTTLIARRSQFHQARLAEHVVPSGDLGARLAGIAEHLQQMGIGAAQATKMAYGQIYAQVIKQAQTLAYLDALLMLSIFAAIMVPLVLMTRRVKPGAAAMGH from the coding sequence ATGACCCCCCAGGAAGCTGCGGCGATCAGCCCCGAGGAGTCGCTCCGGATCACGCACGAGCAGGGCTGGACCGGCGGTCACAATCCCTGGGTGGTGGCGCTGGTCGTGACCATGGCGACGTTCATGGAGGTCCTCGACACCGCCATCGCGAACGTCTCCCTGCCGCACATCGCGGGCAGCTTGTCCGCGAGCATCGACGAATCCACCTGGGTGCTCACGAGCTACCTGGTCTCGAACGCGGTGGTGCTCCCGATCAGCGGCTGGCTGGCGACGCGCATCGGCCGCAAGCGGTTCTATCTCACCTGCGTGATGCTCTTCACCATCAGCTCGTTCCTCTGCGGGCTGGCGCCGAACCTCGGGCTTCTAGTCTTCTTCCGCGTGCTGCAGGGCATCGGCGGCGGCGGGCTCGGGCCCTCGGAACAGGCGATCCTCGCGGACACCTTCCCGCCCGCCAAGCGCGGAATGGCGTTCGCGGTGTACGGCATGGCCGTCGTCCTTGCGCCGGCCATCGGGCCAACCCTGGGCGGGTTCATCACCGACCACTACTCGTGGCGCTGGGTCTTCTTCATCAACGTGCCGGTGGGGATCGCCTCGATGTTGCTGTCGTCGCGCATCCTCGTCGACCCGCCGCACCTGGTGGAGGCGAAGAAGCGCGTCGGTCCCATCGACGGTGTCGGCCTTGGCCTGATCGCGGTGGGCCTCGGCGCGCTCGAGTACGTGCTCGACAAGGGGCAGGAGGACGACTGGTTCAACTCGCACACCATCGTGATCTTCGCGACGGTCGCGGCGGTCGCGCTGGTGACGTTCGTGCTCTGGGAATGGCGGCAGGAGCACCCGGTGGTCGAGGTGCGCCTGTTCAAGAGCGCGACGTTCGCGGTGTCAAATCTCATGATGCTGGTGCTGGGCATGGCGCTCTACGGGAGCACCGTGCTCCTGCCCCAGTACCTCCAAGTCTGGATGGGCTACTCCGCGCAGGACGCCGGGATGGTGCTCTCGCCCGGCGGGTTCACGGTCATTCTGCTATTGCCGCTGGTCGGGCGGCTGGTCTCCAAGGTCGACCCGCGATACCTGATCGCCTTCGGCTTTCTGATCCTCTCGGCGGCGCTGTTCCACATGGCGCACACGCTGTATCCGGGGATCGACTTCCGGACGGCGGTCCTGATCCGGATCTACCAGAGCGCCGGGCTGGCGTTCCTCTTCGTTCCCATCAACACCATGGTGTACAGCGGCGTGCCGCCCCAGAAGAACAACCAGGTTTCCGGCATCGTGAACCTCGCCCGGAACATGGGAGGCGATCTCGGCATCGCGCTGGTGACGACGCTCATCGCCCGGCGCTCCCAGTTCCATCAGGCGCGCCTGGCCGAGCACGTCGTGCCCTCGGGCGACCTCGGCGCGCGTCTGGCGGGGATTGCAGAGCACCTGCAGCAGATGGGCATCGGGGCGGCGCAGGCGACGAAGATGGCGTATGGGCAGATCTACGCGCAGGTAATCAAGCAAGCGCAGACGCTGGCGTACCTCGACGCGCTGCTCATGCTCTCGATCTTCGCGGCGATCATGGTTCCTTTGGTGCTGATGACGCGCCGGGTAAAGCCCGGAGCAGCAGCGATGGGACATTGA